The Flavobacterium sp. N2270 genome contains the following window.
TAAAATACACCAACTTTATTAATATACTATGGATTTTAAATTAACCGAAGAGCAATTAATGATTCAGCAAGCTGCTAGAGATTTTGCTCAAACAGAATTATTACCTGGAGTAATAGAAAGAGACGAACACTCAAAATTTCCTACTGAACAAGTTAAAATGATGGCTGATTTAGGTTTCATGGGAATGATGGTTGACCCAAAATATGGTGGAGCTGGTTTAGACAGTGTTTCTTATGTTTTAGCAATGGAAGAAATTGCAAAAGTGGATGCATCTGCAGCAGTAATCATGTCGGTTAATAATTCACTAGTGTGTGCTGGATTAGAAAAATACGGCTCGGAAGAACAAAAAGTTAAATATTTAACACCACTTGCTAAAGGAGAAGTTATTGGAGCATTTTGTTTATCAGAGCCAGAAGCAGGTTCTGATGCAACTTCTCAAAGAACAACTGCAATTGATAAAGGCGACCATTATTTATTAAACGGTACAAAAAACTGGATTACAAATGGTGGAACAGCATCTACTTATTTAGTAATTGCTCAAACGGATGCTGCAAAAGGTCACAAAGGAATTAACGTTCTTATTGTAGAAAAAGGAATGCCAGGTTTTGAAGTAGGACCTAAAGAAAAGAAAATGGGAATTCGTGGTTCTGATACACATACTTTATTATTTAATGATGTAAAAGTTCCTAAAGAAAATAGAATTGGTGCAGACGGATTCGGATTTGCATTCGCAATGTCAACACTAAACGGAGGAAGAATAGGAATTGCTTCTCAAGCTTTAGGAATCGCTCAAGGTGCTTACGAATTAGCTTTAAAATATGCTCAAGAGCGTGTAACTTTCGGAAAACCAATTTTCCAACACCAAGCAATCGCTTTCAAATTAGCAGATATGCATGTTAAAATAACTGCTGCTAGATTATTAATTCACAAAGCTGCTGCCGAAAAAGATGCTGGTGAAGATATTGCTCATTCTGGTGCAATGGCAAAATTATACGCTTCTGAAATTGCCTTAGAAGTAGCTAATGATGCAGTACAAATTCACGGCGGAAATGGATATGTAAGCGAATACCACGTAGAAAGAATGATGCGTGATTCTAAAATCACACAAATTTACGAAGGAACTTCAGAAATTCAACGTATTGTAATTTCAAGAGGATTAGTAAAATAAGCTAACGCTAATAAATATTATAAAGTCCGATTTTTAAGTCGGACTTTTTTTATGCTGTGCCCTCCACTTCGTTACGGTCGGGCTATACGCTATATCTTTTACTCCATTTGCATTTCATAAAAGGATGCCGCTGCTATCCCTCACAGAAAATCGTACAAGAGACAAAAATTTATTATAAATTAGCATTATGAAAATAAAAGATTTAAAATACTTTGTAGTTTTCTTAATTATAATCTCTTGTAATGAGTTATCAAGAGAAAATGAATTTTACTCGTCAGGAAATATAAAAACCTTACATGAATATAAAGGCAATAAATTATTAAAATCTACTTTTTATTATGATAATAATGAAATAAAATATAAAGAGCTATTTTATAAATCAAAATATGATAGTTTAGTATATTATTATGATAACGGGAATGTTTTTAAAAAAGGAAAGAAAAACAAAGAAGGATTACATTTTGGAATTTGGAATTATTACACAAGAGAAGGTTATTTGAGTAATTCGAAAGAATTTTTATTAATTAATAATAGCTGGAGCAAAGGCAATTGGCTAAACCAAAGTGTCTATCTTAATAAGAAAGGTGATACAATGTATTATGGAAATAATAAATTTAACATTTATGACCAAGAAGAATTCAAGAAAGAATCAGAAGGTGAAAAAACTTCTTTTTTTGTAAGGTTTCATAAAAATAACATTAGTGACACAATAAGTATTTCAGAACCTTTTAGTTCAATTGCAGAAGATGGATTTCCAATGTGGGAAAAAGCTAATTCAGAAAGCTATATTGTTTTAGCAAAAGAAAAAAACAATTTCAATAGTGATTTTTCAAATGAAAATACAGTTAAACTAGATACATTTATTTGTCTTGAAAAAGATAAATTCAATCAAGGAATTTTACCAAATGTAAATAAAAAACATACTGTAGTCTTTGGTAGATGGTTTGATACACCTGGTAAAAAGTATTTGAGAGGGTATATGGTAGAACATTATAAAAGAAAAGCAACTCCTAATGACAGTGTTAGAGGAGAAACAAGACGAACATATTTTGAAAAAATAATTTATGTTAAAGACACAATTAATTGAAAACAATAAAAACACTTTGTACTTTACCTCATGAATGATAATTTTATAACCGAGTACTTCGGTATTGGCATACAAAACGGTAAAACTCCAGAAAATTTAGGTGTTTTATGGCGTTCTGCACAAAATTTAGGTGCTAGTTACATTTTCACCATAGGAAATAGATATGCCAAACAAGCTTGTGATACCCATAATGCAGTAAAATCATTACCTTATTTTCATTATGAATCCTTTGAAGATTTTTACAAAAACTTACCAAAAGGTGCACGATTAGTTGGCGTAGAACTAGATGAAAACGCAACTGATTTAGAAACCTTTGAACACCCAAGACGTTG
Protein-coding sequences here:
- a CDS encoding acyl-CoA dehydrogenase — encoded protein: MDFKLTEEQLMIQQAARDFAQTELLPGVIERDEHSKFPTEQVKMMADLGFMGMMVDPKYGGAGLDSVSYVLAMEEIAKVDASAAVIMSVNNSLVCAGLEKYGSEEQKVKYLTPLAKGEVIGAFCLSEPEAGSDATSQRTTAIDKGDHYLLNGTKNWITNGGTASTYLVIAQTDAAKGHKGINVLIVEKGMPGFEVGPKEKKMGIRGSDTHTLLFNDVKVPKENRIGADGFGFAFAMSTLNGGRIGIASQALGIAQGAYELALKYAQERVTFGKPIFQHQAIAFKLADMHVKITAARLLIHKAAAEKDAGEDIAHSGAMAKLYASEIALEVANDAVQIHGGNGYVSEYHVERMMRDSKITQIYEGTSEIQRIVISRGLVK
- a CDS encoding RNA methyltransferase; protein product: MNDNFITEYFGIGIQNGKTPENLGVLWRSAQNLGASYIFTIGNRYAKQACDTHNAVKSLPYFHYESFEDFYKNLPKGARLVGVELDENATDLETFEHPRRCVYLLGAEDHGLSKKAIEKCHYLVKFKSEKSLNVSVAGSIVLYDRGINKPRQ